Genomic DNA from Bacteroidales bacterium:
CTTATGTGTTGTCCTCCCTCTGGTGCAAAATACCACCAGTCATTAATATTATGAATTTCTTTATCAGGCTGTAATGCTGTTGAAAATAAAATATTATTAGAAAATTTAAACATCTTTTTTATCTCTTTAACTGGATCAACTAAATGTTCAAAAACTTCAAACGCTATTAATAACTCATAATTATTTTTGACGATTTTTTTTACATCAAATCCAAAGGCAAAAATATTGTTTTCGTAAATATCATGCCAATAAAAATGGAAACCTTTATCTCGCATTAATCTAACAAAAAGCCCGTATCCCGCACCGTAATCAATGAACTTGCCATTATAATCAAAATTTATTTCAATAATATTTTCTGTCATGTTACTAAAATTTATATTACGTGAAACATAACCTGTATCAGTATAAGTATTTTTTAAACTATATGCTTCTTTAAGCCAGAAAGGTTTTTCAGTTTGTATAAAACCGCATTTCTTGCATTTGTAATAAGATGCTTTATACTTTTTAAGCACTTTTGCCTTAAAAAGATATTTTATGTCACTTTTGCATATTTTACATTTATCCATTTTTATAACTTTATTTATTCCAAATACCTGTTGCTTTTTTATTAACTATTTTAAAATGCTGAATTGGCGCTAAAATGGAACCGGAAAGTAGAGAAACGCAAGTTCCGAAAATTACACCAGCAGCACCCATTCCTAAATTTTTAGCGAAATAAACAGATATAGGTATATTTATAATCGCTACTATAATTGAACAATATAATTGAATTTGTAT
This window encodes:
- a CDS encoding class I SAM-dependent methyltransferase; this encodes MDKCKICKSDIKYLFKAKVLKKYKASYYKCKKCGFIQTEKPFWLKEAYSLKNTYTDTGYVSRNINFSNMTENIIEINFDYNGKFIDYGAGYGLFVRLMRDKGFHFYWHDIYENNIFAFGFDVKKIVKNNYELLIAFEVFEHLVDPVKEIKKMFKFSNNILFSTALQPDKEIHNINDWWYFAPEGGQHISFYTLNSLEYISRKFNAYLFSNGNNIHLLSKTIKKFKFPSRKSQNIMMRIINKIAKKKTKIKERKSLTQSDYEFIKENF